In a genomic window of Pseudoxanthomonas indica:
- a CDS encoding LacI family DNA-binding transcriptional regulator, with product MATIYDIAKRAGVSAGTVSRALSRPEKVLPATRQRIEQAAATLGYVPNVAARTLKTQRSGKILVTVPDIANPFFAQILQGAEEAAQAADYAVLLGDTQHMVEREERYAQMLPRNEADGLIVLGHRLPPTAREIVRQLGASAPVVNGCEFDPALGIPSVHIDNAAAARTAMEHLYGLGHERIAVIGGPPENPLHQQRLEGVKAAAKGRGRLRQLAVVPGDFSVESGYAAARQLLGQTPAPTAAFCFSDQMALGVLAACRESGIRVPKDFSIVGFDDLASSRYLSPPLTTVSQPMREIGVRAVNLLLAILGSVEVAHQQTLDFELMVRGSTAGPSQGA from the coding sequence ATGGCCACGATCTACGACATCGCCAAACGCGCCGGCGTCTCGGCAGGCACCGTCTCGCGTGCGCTCTCGCGGCCGGAGAAAGTCCTTCCCGCCACGCGCCAGCGCATCGAACAGGCAGCCGCCACCCTGGGCTACGTGCCCAACGTGGCCGCCCGAACGCTCAAGACCCAGCGCAGCGGCAAAATCCTGGTGACGGTTCCCGACATCGCCAATCCATTCTTCGCACAAATCCTGCAGGGCGCCGAAGAAGCCGCGCAGGCCGCCGACTATGCCGTGCTGCTGGGAGACACCCAGCACATGGTGGAGCGCGAAGAACGCTACGCGCAGATGTTGCCGCGCAACGAGGCCGATGGGTTGATCGTGCTCGGGCATCGGCTGCCGCCCACCGCGCGGGAAATCGTCCGCCAACTCGGCGCAAGCGCACCGGTGGTCAATGGCTGCGAGTTCGACCCGGCACTTGGGATTCCGAGCGTGCACATCGACAACGCCGCCGCCGCGCGGACGGCGATGGAACATCTCTACGGATTGGGGCACGAGCGGATTGCCGTCATCGGTGGTCCGCCGGAAAACCCGCTGCATCAGCAACGGCTGGAAGGGGTCAAGGCTGCGGCCAAGGGGCGAGGGCGCTTGCGCCAGTTGGCTGTTGTTCCTGGCGACTTCTCGGTGGAATCCGGCTACGCGGCAGCCAGGCAGTTGCTGGGGCAGACGCCCGCGCCGACGGCGGCTTTCTGTTTCAGCGATCAGATGGCCTTGGGTGTGTTGGCGGCGTGCCGGGAGTCGGGCATCCGTGTGCCGAAAGATTTTTCGATTGTGGGCTTTGATGACCTGGCGTCATCGAGGTATCTCAGTCCGCCGCTGACGACGGTGAGTCAGCCGATGCGGGAGATTGGGGTGCGTGCGGTGAACCTGTTGCTGGCTATCCTCGGATCGGTTGAGGTGGCGCATCAGCAGACGCTGGATTTCGAGCTGATGGTGCGGGGGTCGACGGCTGGGCCTTCACAGGGCGCCTAG
- the hutI gene encoding imidazolonepropionase, which produces MKITDLPERCDTLWFNANLLTLDEAGGGLGVIRDGFIACTNGKISHVGASAAMPMHLCAGESVNCGGRWIAPGLIDCHTHLVYAGSREDEFEMRLEGVSYEEIARAGGGIASTMQATSSVSEAQLLAASLPRLDALLAEGITTVEIKSGYGTSLDAELRQLRAARQMGRIRSVRVVTTFLAAHAVPSNQDKQAHIDDVCARRIPEVAGSRLADAVDAYCDAIGFSSRQVSQVFEAARQHNLPVKVHAEQLSHQGGAEMAARFGALSADHLEHLDEAGIKAMAASGTVAVLLPGAFYFTRETVLPPVEALRAHGVPIALATDCNPGTSPLTSPLLAMNMGATLFRLTVAECIAGFTREAARALGLQERTGRLRTGLDCDLSIWDISSPGELVYRMGMNPLHARVVRGSHLENE; this is translated from the coding sequence ATGAAGATCACCGACCTGCCCGAACGTTGCGATACGCTTTGGTTCAACGCCAACCTGCTTACCCTGGACGAGGCAGGTGGTGGCCTTGGTGTGATACGCGATGGTTTCATTGCCTGCACCAACGGAAAGATCTCCCACGTCGGCGCATCCGCAGCCATGCCGATGCACCTCTGCGCGGGCGAATCCGTGAACTGCGGCGGGCGTTGGATTGCTCCGGGCTTGATCGACTGCCATACGCACCTGGTCTACGCAGGCAGCAGGGAAGACGAGTTCGAGATGCGCCTCGAGGGTGTTTCATACGAGGAAATCGCCCGTGCTGGTGGCGGAATTGCGTCGACGATGCAAGCGACAAGCTCGGTCAGCGAAGCACAACTCCTGGCAGCTTCCCTGCCCCGCCTGGATGCACTTCTCGCGGAAGGAATCACCACGGTCGAGATCAAGTCCGGCTATGGGACGAGTCTGGATGCCGAACTTCGTCAGCTTCGTGCGGCGCGCCAGATGGGGCGCATTCGCTCAGTGCGTGTCGTGACGACCTTCCTGGCGGCGCATGCGGTTCCTTCGAACCAGGACAAGCAAGCGCATATCGACGACGTATGTGCGCGCAGGATTCCGGAAGTCGCCGGCAGCAGGCTGGCGGATGCAGTGGACGCCTACTGCGATGCGATCGGGTTCTCGTCGCGGCAGGTATCGCAGGTCTTCGAAGCAGCCCGGCAGCACAATCTTCCCGTCAAAGTCCACGCCGAGCAGTTGAGCCATCAAGGCGGTGCCGAAATGGCAGCACGCTTCGGCGCGCTTTCTGCCGATCATCTCGAGCACCTCGATGAGGCGGGCATCAAGGCAATGGCGGCGTCCGGAACGGTGGCGGTGCTGCTGCCCGGCGCGTTCTATTTCACCCGCGAGACGGTTCTTCCCCCCGTGGAAGCGCTGCGCGCGCACGGCGTACCCATTGCCTTGGCCACGGATTGCAATCCCGGTACGTCTCCACTGACCAGCCCCCTGCTCGCCATGAACATGGGAGCCACCCTGTTTCGCCTGACGGTCGCGGAATGCATTGCCGGCTTCACACGCGAAGCGGCGCGCGCGCTCGGCCTGCAGGAACGCACGGGTCGCCTGCGCACGGGACTCGATTGCGACCTTTCCATCTGGGACATCTCCTCACCTGGTGAGCTTGTCTATCGGATGGGTATGAACCCACTCCATGCACGCGTCGTGCGTGGCTCACATCTGGAGAATGAATGA
- the hutU gene encoding urocanate hydratase: MNRLQSTDLSQFRSIRSPVGTRLNARSWQTEAPLRMLMNNLHPDVAERPEDLVVYGGIGRAARDWASFDKIVETLKRLGDEETLLIQSGKPVGVFPTHADAPRVLIANSNLVPHWATWEHFNELDRKGLMMYGQMTAGSWIYIGSQGIVQGTYETFVEMGRQHHGGNLAGKWILTAGLGGMGGAQPLAASLAGACSLNIECRQSSIDFRLKTRYVDEQATDLDDALARIAKHTAQGHAISVALLGNAAEILPELVRRGVRPDAVTDQTSAHDPVHGYLPAGWTVEQWLYAQKADPERLQVAAKHSMRVHVEAMLAFRQMGVPTFDYGNNIRQVAFDQGLKNAFDIPGFVPAYVRPLFCRGIGPFRWVALSGDPEDIYKTDAKVKELIPDDEHLHRWLDMARERIDFQGLPARICWVGLGLRHKLGLAFNEMVRNGELKAPIVIGRDHLDSGSVASPNRETEAMLDGSDAVSDWPLLNAMLNVAGGATWVSLHHGGGVGMGFSQHSGVVIVCDGTREADKRIARVLWNDPGTGVMRHADAGYGIARQCAKDQGLDLPGILV; this comes from the coding sequence ATGAACCGTCTACAGAGCACTGATCTATCGCAGTTTCGCAGCATCCGCAGTCCCGTCGGCACACGCCTGAATGCAAGGAGCTGGCAGACAGAAGCACCACTCCGGATGTTGATGAACAATCTGCACCCCGATGTGGCCGAGCGTCCGGAGGACCTGGTCGTATACGGTGGCATCGGACGCGCCGCACGCGACTGGGCCAGCTTCGACAAGATAGTCGAGACGCTCAAGCGCCTCGGCGATGAGGAGACCTTGTTGATTCAATCGGGCAAGCCGGTGGGCGTGTTTCCGACACACGCCGACGCGCCGCGCGTGCTGATTGCCAATTCCAATCTGGTGCCGCACTGGGCCACGTGGGAACACTTCAACGAGCTCGACAGAAAGGGATTGATGATGTACGGCCAGATGACGGCCGGCTCATGGATCTACATCGGCAGCCAGGGCATCGTCCAGGGTACATACGAAACCTTTGTCGAGATGGGGCGCCAGCACCATGGCGGCAACCTCGCCGGAAAGTGGATCCTGACCGCAGGCCTGGGGGGAATGGGCGGCGCGCAGCCCTTGGCCGCTTCGCTGGCGGGCGCGTGTTCGCTGAATATCGAATGCAGGCAGAGCAGCATCGATTTCCGCTTGAAGACACGGTATGTCGATGAGCAGGCCACTGATCTGGACGATGCGCTTGCGCGCATCGCCAAGCACACGGCCCAGGGCCATGCGATATCCGTGGCGTTGTTGGGCAACGCGGCGGAGATCCTTCCGGAACTGGTTAGGCGTGGCGTTCGACCGGACGCCGTCACCGACCAGACCAGCGCGCACGATCCGGTGCATGGCTACCTGCCCGCAGGCTGGACCGTGGAGCAATGGCTGTATGCCCAGAAGGCGGACCCGGAGCGCCTGCAGGTTGCCGCGAAACACTCGATGCGCGTGCACGTCGAGGCGATGCTGGCGTTCCGCCAGATGGGGGTTCCCACATTCGACTACGGCAACAACATACGCCAGGTCGCCTTCGACCAGGGGCTGAAGAACGCTTTCGACATTCCCGGCTTCGTGCCGGCTTATGTTCGGCCACTGTTCTGCCGCGGCATCGGCCCGTTCCGTTGGGTCGCCCTCAGCGGTGATCCGGAAGACATCTACAAGACCGATGCCAAAGTGAAGGAACTGATCCCTGATGACGAGCATCTGCATCGCTGGCTGGACATGGCGCGCGAGCGCATCGACTTCCAGGGTCTGCCGGCGCGTATTTGTTGGGTCGGCTTGGGGCTGCGGCACAAGCTGGGCCTGGCCTTCAATGAGATGGTGCGCAATGGCGAGCTCAAGGCACCCATCGTCATCGGACGGGATCATCTGGACAGCGGCAGTGTCGCCTCGCCCAATCGCGAGACGGAAGCAATGTTGGACGGTTCGGATGCGGTCTCCGATTGGCCGCTTCTCAATGCCATGTTGAACGTCGCCGGTGGCGCCACCTGGGTCTCACTGCATCACGGCGGCGGTGTTGGCATGGGCTTCAGCCAACACAGTGGCGTGGTGATCGTCTGCGACGGTACCAGGGAAGCGGACAAGCGCATTGCCCGGGTGCTGTGGAACGATCCCGGCACCGGTGTGATGCGGCATGCGGATGCCGGGTACGGGATCGCGAGGCAATGCGCCAAGGATCAGGGACTCGACCTTCCCGGGATCCTGGTCTAG
- a CDS encoding TonB-dependent receptor plug domain-containing protein produces the protein MSWSVKGHFRANKLFIAMSLLLSAPYVSAQTASVAEGVEGKQATRQAVDLDGVTVSAQRLEESTPIELAKYGNRLQVIEGEEIARRSFVDLAQTLQQMAPALFLMPKSGAFDYVYPSLEGSRSGEILWLVDGVRINNRLYSTTTPLDTIPASMIERVEILEGGQGLFYGTQAVAGVVNVITKATLSTGTDGQLSIGADSNEGRHLSGNVRTAIGPHQFVAYASSDQADGYQAFHKDDYQPSGTDRERGYDVTTAGLKYAINSERVRVSAGYQKTDATLDYAAPNLERVYYNKRTEDLANVKLDWESSESFGFYVKGYYHSWHSYINRLRNVIGSPGAVVVYRDNVFWGYEDYGLNAMAKLAPGNGFEYYLGYDYQNYSGKDESLLIAEQEEEVHALFGQVRMTPDVVEGLALSAGVRHNAPKHGENATIWNVSGQYDVNENLFFRATGGTAYRLPDAEELFGIDPCCTQGNPGLQAEESRNLNASVGGYFDIGQRSASWELVGFARKVDNLIAGVVDPVTEVETYQNTSDSTKVNGFLATTTLPIAESLTVTASYTKTDAKANGRQIDRIPESSAKLMLDFAPPESNFGGSLIATYAGETTQTTSLGAKTYGQYWLLDLSGYLLFGDDGKHRLSGRVENLTDKLYITNVLRTVPDSGGAPYLARNIGSPRTFYLTYSYAF, from the coding sequence ATGAGCTGGAGCGTGAAAGGGCATTTCCGAGCGAACAAGCTGTTCATAGCAATGAGCTTGCTGCTTTCGGCTCCATATGTATCCGCGCAGACCGCAAGTGTTGCAGAGGGAGTGGAAGGTAAGCAGGCCACCCGGCAAGCAGTGGACCTGGATGGTGTGACTGTCTCGGCGCAGAGACTGGAGGAAAGCACACCCATCGAGCTGGCGAAGTACGGCAACCGACTGCAAGTCATCGAAGGCGAGGAGATTGCACGCCGCAGCTTCGTGGACCTTGCGCAGACGCTTCAACAAATGGCGCCCGCGCTGTTCCTGATGCCGAAGTCGGGGGCATTCGACTACGTCTATCCGTCTCTGGAGGGTTCGCGATCCGGCGAGATCCTTTGGCTTGTTGATGGCGTCAGAATCAACAACCGCCTGTACTCGACCACGACGCCACTCGACACCATTCCTGCCTCCATGATCGAGCGGGTGGAGATTCTTGAAGGCGGTCAGGGCCTGTTCTACGGAACGCAAGCCGTTGCCGGCGTGGTGAACGTGATCACGAAAGCCACGTTGTCGACCGGTACGGACGGCCAACTCTCGATTGGCGCCGACAGCAACGAAGGTCGCCATCTCTCGGGAAATGTGCGGACGGCCATTGGTCCGCACCAGTTTGTGGCCTACGCGTCGAGTGACCAGGCCGACGGCTACCAGGCATTTCACAAGGACGACTACCAGCCGAGCGGCACTGATCGCGAGCGTGGATACGACGTGACCACGGCTGGCCTGAAATATGCGATCAACTCGGAACGCGTGCGGGTCAGCGCCGGCTACCAGAAGACCGACGCAACCCTGGACTACGCGGCACCCAACCTGGAGCGGGTGTACTACAACAAGAGAACGGAAGACCTGGCGAACGTGAAGCTGGATTGGGAATCCAGTGAATCCTTCGGCTTCTATGTAAAGGGCTACTACCACTCCTGGCATTCCTACATCAACCGGCTTCGCAACGTCATTGGAAGCCCGGGAGCGGTGGTGGTCTACCGGGACAACGTATTCTGGGGATACGAAGACTATGGCTTGAATGCAATGGCCAAGCTGGCGCCTGGCAATGGCTTTGAGTACTACCTGGGCTACGACTACCAGAATTACTCGGGCAAGGACGAGTCGCTCCTGATTGCCGAACAGGAGGAGGAAGTCCATGCCCTCTTCGGCCAGGTGAGGATGACGCCGGACGTCGTGGAAGGCTTGGCGCTGAGCGCCGGCGTTCGCCACAACGCACCGAAGCACGGTGAAAATGCCACCATCTGGAACGTCAGCGGTCAGTATGACGTCAACGAAAACCTCTTCTTCCGCGCTACCGGCGGTACGGCCTATCGACTCCCGGATGCCGAAGAACTGTTCGGTATCGACCCATGCTGTACACAAGGCAATCCCGGATTGCAGGCGGAGGAGAGCCGCAACCTCAATGCATCGGTTGGGGGCTACTTCGACATCGGGCAACGCTCCGCGTCCTGGGAGCTGGTCGGATTCGCACGCAAGGTCGACAACCTGATTGCCGGCGTGGTGGACCCGGTCACCGAGGTGGAAACGTACCAGAACACTTCGGATTCCACGAAGGTCAATGGATTTCTCGCGACAACCACCTTGCCGATTGCCGAGAGTCTGACGGTGACCGCCAGCTATACGAAGACAGACGCCAAAGCGAATGGTCGACAGATTGACCGCATTCCCGAATCGTCGGCCAAGTTGATGCTGGATTTCGCTCCACCCGAGAGCAACTTTGGTGGGTCACTCATCGCCACCTACGCAGGTGAGACCACCCAGACAACCTCACTGGGCGCCAAGACGTATGGCCAGTACTGGTTGCTGGATCTCTCCGGATACCTCCTGTTCGGCGATGACGGAAAGCATCGTCTCTCCGGTCGCGTCGAGAACCTGACGGACAAGCTCTACATCACGAACGTGCTTAGGACCGTCCCGGACTCTGGGGGGGCGCCGTACCTGGCGAGGAACATCGGTTCGCCACGGACGTTCTATCTCACCTACAGCTATGCGTTCTGA
- the hutC gene encoding histidine utilization repressor yields the protein MVRTRSTDTFKNRIRQDIEEKIVSGKWPPGFRIGSEHELMAKYGCSRMTVNKVLSLLAEKGMVERKRKAGTFVARLHPHIESVAMEIPDIPVEVAQRGHSYGYRRLVRRKRAAKSSVPYELELAHKGELVAMQSLHEADGNPFAFEERLISLQAVPDAMTNEFDGKPPGSWLLVNIPWSRAEHRITAVNASEKLAQHLKIEPNTACLVLERRTWLGSQAITYVKQVFAGDSYELYARFGPESSKPGATRPKPAKKARPASK from the coding sequence GTGGTCAGGACCCGCTCCACCGACACTTTCAAGAATCGAATCCGCCAGGACATCGAAGAAAAGATCGTCAGTGGAAAATGGCCGCCCGGCTTTCGCATTGGTTCCGAGCACGAGCTGATGGCGAAGTATGGATGTTCGCGGATGACGGTCAACAAGGTCCTGAGCCTGTTGGCGGAAAAAGGCATGGTGGAGAGGAAGCGCAAGGCGGGTACGTTCGTGGCTCGCCTGCACCCTCACATCGAATCGGTCGCCATGGAGATTCCCGATATTCCCGTGGAAGTGGCTCAGCGCGGTCACAGCTACGGATATCGTCGTCTGGTCCGGCGCAAGCGTGCCGCCAAGAGTTCGGTCCCGTACGAGCTGGAGTTGGCTCATAAAGGAGAACTGGTGGCGATGCAGAGCCTGCACGAGGCTGACGGCAACCCGTTCGCCTTCGAGGAGAGATTGATTTCCTTGCAGGCAGTGCCGGATGCCATGACCAATGAATTCGACGGCAAGCCCCCTGGCAGCTGGCTGCTGGTCAACATTCCATGGAGCCGGGCCGAGCACAGGATCACGGCAGTCAATGCAAGCGAAAAGCTCGCGCAACATCTGAAGATTGAGCCCAATACGGCTTGTCTGGTCCTGGAACGAAGGACATGGCTGGGAAGCCAGGCAATCACCTACGTCAAGCAGGTCTTTGCAGGCGACAGCTACGAGCTGTATGCCAGGTTCGGACCCGAATCGAGCAAACCCGGCGCAACCCGGCCGAAGCCCGCCAAGAAGGCACGCCCCGCTTCGAAATGA
- the hutH gene encoding histidine ammonia-lyase produces MKTLVLNPGTVSLSEWRMISEGAGLRLSPECLERVARNASSVQAIIRQGRPVYGINTGFGKLASVRIGDEDLAQLQQNIVLSHAAGVGEPMSTSVTRLMMALKVASLARGASGIQTGTIRLLEAMLERGVIPLVPSQGSVGASGDLAPLSHMAATMIGVGEAWFDGTRMPARDALRHAGLEPITLGAKEGLALLNGTQFSTANALAGLFRIENAFRTALLTGALSTEAAKGSDAPFDARIHALRGQPGQIAVAEVLLRLMQGSAIRASHLDNDQRVQDPYCLRCQPQVMGAVLDVLQAAARTLQIEANGVSDNPLVFDEPLEAISGGNFHAEPVAFAADMLAMAACEIGSISERRIAMLVDPALSRLPAFLTRNPGLHSGFMIPQVTAAALVSENKQMAYPASVDSIPTSANQEDHVSMAAHGARRLLLMAQNLEHVLAIELLASVQGCDFHAPLHSSAALESVRSTVRRAVPALLEDRFFHPDLEAAASLIRSGELIRSIDFPLPGAMTTDA; encoded by the coding sequence ATGAAAACGCTGGTGCTCAATCCTGGTACGGTCAGTCTTTCCGAGTGGCGCATGATTTCCGAGGGGGCCGGGCTCAGGCTCTCTCCAGAATGCCTGGAGCGGGTGGCTCGCAACGCCTCTTCAGTGCAGGCCATCATTCGACAGGGAAGGCCGGTCTACGGCATCAACACGGGCTTCGGCAAGCTGGCCAGCGTCCGCATTGGCGACGAAGACCTTGCCCAACTGCAGCAGAACATCGTCCTGTCGCATGCAGCAGGCGTCGGAGAACCGATGTCGACGTCGGTGACCAGGTTGATGATGGCGCTGAAAGTGGCAAGTCTGGCGCGCGGTGCTTCCGGCATCCAGACGGGAACGATCAGGCTGCTTGAGGCGATGCTGGAGCGAGGCGTCATTCCACTGGTGCCGTCTCAAGGATCCGTTGGCGCAAGTGGCGACCTGGCCCCGCTGTCGCACATGGCGGCCACCATGATCGGCGTCGGTGAAGCATGGTTCGACGGCACCCGCATGCCCGCCCGGGACGCCTTGAGGCACGCGGGTCTGGAGCCGATCACGCTGGGCGCGAAGGAAGGCCTCGCTCTCCTGAATGGCACCCAGTTCTCCACGGCCAATGCGTTGGCGGGCCTGTTCCGGATCGAGAACGCCTTCCGCACCGCCCTCCTTACGGGCGCCCTGTCGACTGAGGCAGCGAAGGGCTCGGATGCTCCGTTTGATGCACGCATCCATGCGCTCCGCGGTCAACCCGGCCAGATCGCCGTGGCCGAGGTGCTGCTCAGGTTGATGCAGGGTTCGGCGATCCGAGCTTCCCATCTCGACAACGACCAGCGGGTCCAGGATCCCTACTGCCTGAGGTGCCAACCGCAAGTCATGGGCGCCGTGTTGGATGTGCTACAGGCCGCGGCTCGCACGTTGCAGATCGAAGCCAATGGCGTGTCCGACAATCCTCTGGTGTTCGATGAACCGCTGGAAGCCATCTCAGGTGGAAATTTCCATGCCGAGCCGGTCGCGTTCGCGGCGGACATGTTGGCGATGGCAGCATGCGAGATCGGCTCGATCAGCGAACGGCGAATCGCGATGTTGGTCGATCCTGCGCTGTCGAGGTTGCCCGCTTTCCTGACCCGGAATCCCGGTCTGCACTCCGGCTTCATGATTCCCCAGGTCACCGCGGCGGCACTGGTTTCCGAGAACAAGCAGATGGCGTATCCCGCGTCGGTTGATTCGATCCCGACGTCGGCCAACCAGGAAGATCATGTCTCGATGGCGGCGCATGGCGCCAGGAGGCTCCTGCTCATGGCGCAGAACCTGGAACATGTGTTGGCCATCGAGTTGCTCGCGAGCGTGCAGGGCTGCGACTTCCACGCTCCCCTGCACAGCAGCGCCGCCTTGGAGTCTGTTCGCTCGACCGTACGTCGCGCGGTACCCGCCCTGCTGGAGGACAGATTCTTCCATCCCGATCTGGAGGCCGCTGCATCGCTGATCCGGTCGGGAGAGCTTATCCGCAGTATCGACTTCCCGCTTCCGGGTGCAATGACGACAGATGCGTGA